A genomic window from Lactobacillus sp. ESL0677 includes:
- the scrK gene encoding fructokinase ScrK — MLFGSIEGGGTKFVCAVGNENYQVKDSISFPTTTPQETLQKAADYFKQFDIAAISIASFGPVEIRQTAANYGYITTTPKKGWQNTDFVGFIKEQIDVPIFFTTDVNGSAYGEYVMSLLSNEDIDSLVYYTIGTGVGGGAIIDGKLVGSLGHPEMGHVLLKRHPDDLEFKGVCPYHHDCLEGLVSGPTFEARLNKKGKDVPLTDPVWDIMSYYVAQAVLQVTLILRPDKVVFGGGVTSEAFLQKVRCHFAQMLNGYVSVPDLDKYIVMPAIAGNGSATVGNFALAKRLLKE, encoded by the coding sequence ATGTTATTTGGCTCAATTGAAGGTGGCGGAACAAAATTTGTCTGTGCAGTAGGTAATGAAAATTATCAGGTTAAAGATTCAATTTCGTTTCCAACGACAACGCCGCAAGAGACATTGCAAAAAGCAGCCGATTATTTTAAACAATTTGACATAGCAGCTATTAGTATTGCATCTTTTGGGCCGGTTGAAATTCGGCAAACGGCAGCTAATTATGGTTATATTACAACCACTCCCAAAAAGGGCTGGCAGAATACAGATTTCGTCGGCTTCATAAAAGAGCAAATAGATGTACCAATCTTTTTCACAACCGATGTTAACGGCTCCGCATATGGAGAATATGTCATGTCGCTATTATCTAATGAAGATATTGATTCGCTGGTTTATTACACGATTGGCACTGGCGTTGGCGGTGGTGCGATTATTGATGGCAAACTAGTTGGTTCTTTAGGACACCCTGAAATGGGTCACGTTTTACTTAAGCGTCATCCTGATGATTTAGAGTTTAAGGGTGTGTGCCCATATCATCATGATTGTCTTGAGGGGCTTGTTTCTGGGCCAACATTTGAAGCGCGCTTAAATAAAAAAGGCAAGGATGTGCCATTAACCGATCCCGTATGGGACATTATGAGTTATTACGTGGCGCAAGCGGTTTTGCAGGTGACGTTAATCTTACGACCAGATAAGGTAGTCTTTGGTGGCGGGGTAACTAGCGAAGCATTTTTGCAAAAAGTCCGCTGCCATTTTGCTCAAATGCTAAATGGTTATGTTAGTGTGCCAGACTTAGATAAGTATATTGTAATGCCGGCAATTGCTGGTAATGGTTCGGCAACAGTGGGTAATTTTGCCTTGGCTAAACGCTTGTTAAAAGAGTAG